GGATATGcaacttttagtatagtatagatttattttGCTGAATATAAAATCTACTTATTAAAAAACTCGGaagattaaaaacaataacatattccctctgttttataatataaatagttttggcTAAAagcacaaaaaattaaaaaaattattatgttttaaaaagtattgCATAATAAATaggttaaatataaaataacccATCAAAAATAGGTCTATTAATATGATTGGTCATCCACTTATACtatatttaataaatgtaaaagttcctaaaatttgaaaactagttacattttgaaataaaattttttttctaaaactacCTACAATATGAAACGAAGGAAGTATATGTTTTTGGGGAAGGGACAGCTGCCCccactaaaatctaaaaataaatttatagtatGTAttcttttaaaactaaaatacaaaataatacttGCATATTTTTAAGTAGTTTGTTACAGATTTTCATTCCATTTTTGACTAACTCTAACCACTTCTTTTATTATCTTTCTAATTAATTCGACAACAtttattacaaattataaacACAACTTACCTATTTTGTATTAGAAACATCTGCTTTCAACATTGTGGcaaaataaaccaaatcaaaactcAAGCATAAATGTTACCAGGTTGCCATGAATCACAGCTTGCAACGAGCCTGGTACAAGAGAAAAGAGATCAAGATGAATAAGAAAGATACGTTAATCATACCTAAGTTCAACAGAGAGTACGAGCACTGGGTGATGGTCACAAAGAATCTTCTCAGATCAAAGGAGTGGTGGGAACTGGTCGAGACAGGGATCTCACAACCTGGAAGGAATGTGATCCTTACCGGAGTACAGAGAACGGAGTTGGCTGAGCAGACCGTGAAGGACCACAAGGTCAAGAACTACTTGTTTGCATCGATAGACAAGATCATCCTCAAAACCATTCTGAAGAGGGATGCCTGTCAAAAGCAGTGAAAAGACTGGAAATATCGTTGGCCAGTTTCAATTAACCAAAGTTCCATCCCATTTCCTTTCAGATAAACCCATGTCATTTCTTTGCAGATAAAGTCATGTCATTTCTCTTCATCTGGCGACACAAGTCAGTTGCTCATTTCATTGAATCAACTTGGTGATTCTGCTGCTAATTTAGCGTGACATATGGTGCAAATGAGAAAGCAATGTTCAGAAAGCAATTTGATGTGTTGTAAATTTATAGCATATTTCTACCTTGAAATTACCATCAAACTTACAttggaaaaatatgaaaataaaaatgctttagTGATGCATGCAGAAACATAAACTGTATCTTGATTAATCCCATAACTGTGTCTGGTTCGATACAAAAGACGCTCCGACCAGATGTCTCTTGTCCACGATCTCACGGTAATAACAAAGCAAATAGTATTAATTGCTGCGATTTAGTTATTCTCAGAGATAACAACGTAAGATGTTTTTCTTTCACTAGAACATACCACCTTGTTTCAGTTTTTGGCTTAAACTCGATCAGATCTTGAAGCGGCTTTACGTCTCCCAATCTTTCATCTTCTTGCTCCCCTTTGGTTTCTCAATAGGACCATTCATGCCCGCCATTTTCTTGTTGTATTTTTCGCGTAGAGGATCATTAGAAGTCCACCTGCACCAACATCcatcatgcaaaaaaaaataataattcaaaatctGAAGCTCCATAAACCAATCAACAGACACAACACTCTCCCTAACATAACACTATTCACATTTGCTTCCAACGATTGAGTTCAGTTCTCAGGCTAATGTTTCTACTCAAATTCTAAACAAGTCAGTCTTCAAAATCAATAGCCTATGACTAACCAAAatgtaacaaaaacaaaagctgAACGCAGAAAGCTTACGGGTTACTCCAATCTGTTGTATCCTCATTGACAAGGTGAGTCCATTTAGTTCTTCCACTGCGACCAAAGTGCTTGACTTGCATGACTTTCGGCAGAATCGATTTATCCAACCTATCTTCTCCCGTTGGAGCAGAGAAGTCACGCTGAAATATACCATCAGTCCCCACGGATCCCGCCTCATCATCAGGATCCGCCTGGAAGAAGGCTCCCTTGTGGTAGTACTTCTGCATGAAGTTCCACTTCTTCTTCGGTTGAACCGACGAAGCTTTCGAATTCTTCCTCTCCCACTCTCTCCTCTCCTGCTCCGTCATGTTCCTCAGCTTCTCAATCTCTTCCCTCTCTCTGAGCATAGCTTCCTTGGCATCACGCTCTCTCTTGATCCTAGCGATCTCTCTCGTCTTCCAAACCTCGTACTCCTCAGCCTCGTTGATTTCATCATCAGTCTCCACGTCACCGATGTTCGCTTCTTGCAACAGCATGTTCTTGCGTATCTCCTCGTCTTTCCTGACTTCCTCAACCACTATCTGCTTCGTCTCTATCTTCCTCATCTCGAGCTTCCTCTTCGCTAACTCCTCGAGAGCTATCTCCTCAGCTTCGAGCCTTTCACGCTCTGCAACAGTATCTCTCTCAGCTTTGGGGACAAAAACAGGCTTGATCATGGTGATTCCGGGCATATCATCTTCAGAATCAGTCTCGTACTCTgactcctcttcctcctcgtcttcctcctctacctcgtcctcttcctccaCAGGTAGCAGATCAGCCTCCTCCTGAGCTCTTTTGAGATTCTTTTCTCTGATTCTCCTCCTTCTTTCTTCCAAagcatcttcatcttcttcctcgtcttgGTTCctcaactcttcttcttctgtggATATAATCTCAGCCTGCCTAACACGACGGTGATCGGCTCTAACTTCTTCACGGTTTTCAGCTCTGGTCTGAGCTAAACGACGCAGCCTCGGGTCATCTTTCCTAGCAACCCCCAAATCATCATGCTTTCTATCAGAAACATCAGCCTTGTGCATCCTAACGTCCTCATCATCCTCGGCCTCATCGGCCCACTCGGGAGCTTTACCAGGCCAGTATCTTTTCACTTTAGTCTGACCAATCCCACCTCGGAGTTTAGCTCTTGTAGCTAGTGCAGCTTCACTCACTCCCGCTGTGACAGACATCTCTGAAACTGCGAGTAGTCAAACTAAAATTATATCGACTATTTGTTCTCTACAccatgaaagaaaacaaaatatatacatgGATTAGATTCAAACTTGACACGTCTCTAGTATTCACCAGAAAAAGAAATGGCCTACTTCCAAATCAATAATACCAATGAGACCAACACATATTCGACTAAGTATGTCTGTGTAATATCAGCATATCTCAAACACATTCTGATTCTAGCGTAAGCACATAAACACCATTCCACCATAAGATCACCAAAGAGACGATTGTAGATTTTCACAAGATACAAAAGGCAAAAGAGGAATCAATCTTCTATCAAATCTGAGTAATTTGTCCAATTTCAACAGGTCAAGCTTTGATATACGGAGATACACAATAACAACAATCAAACGACTAGAAACGAATCAGAAACGGGAGAATCCAAGCTACGAAAAACTCGATGATGAGAGAACAAGGAAACTAAAGTATCCAGAAGAAATTGACAAGAAGTAAATGAGCTTACGCTTTTGGAGAAACGTTTTACGTTCAGAGAGTGAGCGAATATCAAATTCGACAATGCGAAGGAAGCCCTAGTAAACCGTGGCGAGACGGAGGCGGAGAGGAGACGAAGACGGTGGAGGTATTGAAACCGGAGCCTCGGGACAGAACACAAAGGACCATGCGAAAACTCATTAGAAACTCTACTGGGCTTTTTAATGGGCCTTATTAGAATTGGTTTATATTAGGCCTTAAATTTAACAACTCGATCCTAAACTGTTTTCGTACCGTCTGAAAATGTTTTTACTTTGTTCAGTGTTTACTGATGAAAAACAAGACATTGTTGCTCAAAAAAACGAAAGACAGGACACTACTAGAGTCCAAATGGTAAAACAAACGGATTTCGATATGCTAATTGGTTGTTGAAGGCAGCTGAGAAGACAGGCTCCCTTGAAAATGTTGATGTTCTTCTCTCATGCATAAATGCGAGAcatttaaaaccaaaaacagAGGATAGCTTTAGCAGTTTGGTCCATTCATTTGACCGTTCAAAGttcaaacacaaacacacaagaagaagaaacagaccaGCAGAGAACTGAAAACACGTTAACAGAAATAGACACCAAAAAAGCTCTCATAACTATGCGGCGGCGCCTGAGGCCACATCTCCGGCTGGAGAAGTGACGGCGGTGACACCACCGTCGTCGGAAGAAATAGCGAGCGGAGTCCAATCCGGAgggagaggaggaagaggagcaTACACAGTAGGCTTTCTCTTAATGTCCCAAGGCTGAGTCTTCTTCGGCCTCGTCTTCCTGTGATGGGCAGTCGACTTCTTCTGCGGCCTCGACGAACACTCTATCACCATTCCCAGTCCTCCTCCGTTTCCCAGTTTCGGAACTTGAAACTGGCGGAGAGCCGAAGAAGCAGCGACGGTGGCGATTCCGGTGCCAAAGATAGCAGACACAGACATTGTTGTTTCGTCTTATCTTTTCTGCTTGCAGTGGAAGTGAAGTGAGTGTGGAGCCTCTAGCTTCGGATTAGAGACATCATATCTTGTCCAAGTTTTCGTTTTATCTTGATGggctttttaaatgtttattggGCCCTTTTATACATAAATGTGTGTATTTACTATTTAGTGGAGGATATAATAAcgagaattcggccaaaaaaaacacGAACTTTTCACGAATTGCCAAAAAAAACCTGTACTCGAGCCTGgccaaaaaaatcatttacttTTGTTGACTgtttagtttattaataaacttaagattgacttgccaatttagcacgccgtgAACTCACAGTTAACTAGACGTTAAATGTTGGTGTTacgtgaaacgacgtcgtttcatctcatttgaaaacgacgtcgttttacatgatttgaaaaaataatcatGTAAACCCCTCGATTCGAACTCAGGTTGATTGGTTCAAATGACAAGGTCTTTTACCACTGGGCTAATGAAACTTTCAATGTACatactaacatgtttacttttatttggtactgattaaatataaaattattctctaaaaacttaaaaagatctttaaaattccaaaaaatttgaaaaataagaaactttttataaaattaattttgaaattaaaattgaaaataaattttatttttctttttaaaaaataaaaactcttccaaaattttctaaaaaattaaaacgattttaaattccaaaaaattgaaaaaataaagaatttttttataaaattaattttgaaattaaaattgaaaataaaattttatttttcttttaaaaaataaatttttacttttcttaaaaaaaataaaaaaatcttccaaaattttcataaaattaattttgaattaaaattaaaatacttttttttcttaaaaaaatcaaaaaaattccaaaattttcatttttttaaaaagaaaatccaaaatttctaaaaattataacaaaatgcaaaaaattaaagttacaattatcaactttttatgtgtgtataattaatttcaacttttagcaaatgtattaaaaaaattgaaaattttggaagattttttattttttgaaaagaaaaaataaaattttattttctattttaatttcaaaattaattttataaaaaaattatttattttttcaattttttggaattttaaagatctttttaatttttagaaaattttggaagagtttttattttttataaagaaaaacaaaaatattatttttaatttctaaattaattttataaaaatcttctttatttttttccttttttgggattttaaagatcttattaagtttttagagaattttttatatttaatatgtaccaaataaaaataaacattttagtaAGTATATTGAAAGTGTCAGTAGCCCAGTGGTAAAATACCTTGCCATTTGACCAaccaacctgggttcgaatccaggggtttacatatttttaatttcaaattatgtaaaacgacgtcgtttcatctcatttgaaaacgacgtcgtttcacttaacgccaacaataaacgacgtcaaatatttctgttaaatttattgacggtgtgctaaattggcaagtcagcgaaaacattgttaattaattttaaagtcaatgaaagtttggtgtttttttggtcagtcaaaaagttcatgtttcttttggTAATTCGTGCAAAGTTGAGGTTTTTTTGGACCGAATTCTCATATAATAACCCATGGTCACAAGTTTAATAACTGCCATATTCAACTCATTATGGTGCACGCCTGTTGCAAGTAGCTATTTAATTCGTTACGCAGTGCTGCACGCCTGCTTGCAACTTGCATGTTCATTTCGCAAAACGGTATGGAAAATCGCAGAAAAGGGACTGCGTAAATCGAGtgttgaaaaataatattttaagtgTGTTTTCATAAACCCTCTAGTGCAGAGATTGactaaaaatgttaattaatGTTTTACCCCAAAATTTGAGGTTTGATTCTTAAAAACTGTAATTCATGCATATTAATAGTTACAACTTTAAAAATATGCAGCATGCATCTTATTTTAACAGATAGAATTACATGTTGACCATTTGttctaaaattataataaaatcataaaaatgtttgcaataaaaaaattgaaatcaaaattttgaatgaCAGAAAAGATTTAGAAACTGATGTAGTTTAAATctctttcaaaaatttcaatactTTATCCGTTCTCTTTATAGATATTTTCAATCATTTGTCGATCCATCATAATGAGACACTAATTTTCTGATGAGTTCTTAAAAGGTTCTTGGCAAGTTGCAACTTAAAATCCATACTAATCTTAGACATTGGTTATATTGTTATTTCTAAAAGAAAACGTACAAGAAAGCCAACTTGCTCGACATTAACTGACATTCTAGTACATTCATttggttttagacttttagtggCTATTAAGGTTTCCAGTGCTTTTGTTTGTCCAGATCCTCCTATCTAATCAGGGTTATGTATTAATTCAATATAATTAACATGCCTAAATTAGGCTTTAGAGTAACTACTATCACCAACATACATAACATAACCaacttcatatataatatattccaCTCTCACATCTTGTCTATAGTTCCTAAAAATAACTAATCAAATAACGGCAAATATTGACTGCGATGAAAAGTACTCTTATTTACGTATGACTCAAAAACATTTGCTAAAATTATGGCCAACAATGAGATTACTTTAGTTTCATATACGCGACTTGCATTATCCGAGGCATTCACAAATCCACGTGCATCAGATTACCACCCCTTATTTTTCTTGTCTACAAATACTTATCTTATTCTTTATTTACAATTAGTACTATATACCTACATATCAACAGCTCAGCCATTTGATTTTTCGTACGAGGAGATTCTGTCGGTTAGACCAAATTTGGTGTCACAAACCTATGGTACCCATTGGCCATTGCATATTTGCATTACGTTTTGCAAACCTTATCCTTATCTTACTATCCTTGATTTAAGAACCGGGGATAAAGTTCAAAGAATAATAGGAATAATAATGATAACTGTTGATAACTCGATATATAAACTAAACGAACTTTCGTTTTATAAAAACGAACTTAACACACTAAATTGCATacgttcaaaattgtatttacTATCGTTATGCATGCATATATGTATTCTTTTCTAAAAACGGTAGTTAAAATAAATGcgccaaatatataaaatataatatgatatatatatatatatatatgtgttttacGATGTGATTTAATTTATGGTTTGCGTATGCATGTATCTGTCTGTTTACGGGTAAGTGTCTTGTATGAAGGCCTAATTTGAGCCATGTGATTTCTTTGTTGAGGCAAATTTTGGCACATCGACAAGAGGACCATATGAATCGACTGTTCTCGTATTCCCTGCATTATTGCAActattttataaactattttcttgGAATAATAAGAGTTCATATTTTGTACTGCACTGTCACGCCAGCTAGATGAATATACCAGGAATCTTTCGatccttgaaaaaaaaaacaattcctATCCATTTTCCGACCTAAATAAAAGAGATACTGATCCTTGTGTTTTTTGACTAAAGATACTGATCCTTGTTGGATTATAATATTACATGAACCATGAAATACGTGACTTCTTTGCTAGATTGTATGTgcaagtttttttaataaaggtTAGCAGATTCTTATGATACATATGTCATGTGCTATAGATTGTTCAGCGCCTCGTACTAGAATTCatattcatatgtttttttttcttatcaagTTTTGTTGTTACCGATtcgaattttaaataaaatgttttgaaagttgattaatccaaaaaaaattggtgTATAAAAGTGATCTCACCTCTTTAATTATCAAGAATCTGAGTGGCAGAATTTTTAGTAAACTCTCATTTTGCCACTAGCCCAACAGCTCATTGGTGTATCCAATCTTTATCGGgtctaaaactatattttatgaacTCATGTACAGCTacggttttctttttcttttgtcatctAACTACAATTTCTTctttatataactaaaaaccATTTATCTAATATTAAGATTATTTGTAAAGTAAGATATTAGTAtaatagacaaaaaaataacatattgcATTTATAACACATGTGACGACAATTATACTTAATTATGTCAATCTATATAGTGCAAATTTGCCAAATAACATACTGCTAAAAGtacaaaaagaatatttaattgCCCCCATTAATTTTGTCATGAATATGAAAACCTCTCACGAATATGAAAATAGACTAGTAACTTATATTCAGTCATCTCAATCTTTGGATACAAGGACGCCGTCGGTTTCCGACAAAAAGAAGCCGGCGGTCCGAAAATACTTCCCATgatcttttttgtttgtattattaATCGAATCCATATGTTTTCTGTATAATTACACGTGTACGATATCTAATTGATATCATACCATTATACAAGAAAATCAAATCATAAGAATGTGGACATGATTACGTTAGAAAAGTCGTGATCGGTTGGGATTACGTTACAAAGATGCCTCGCTTAAACTTAAAGATCGACCTTTAGGTTTGGAGTTTTCTCCGCTTTCCTAATCCTTCCAAACCCTAGTTTTTAACTATATATCAGTCACATGTTCACAATAATAATGTAAGATTAGTTATTTAGGTCCAAAACGTTAGGCAATGTACATATTTTGATGGCCgtccaaaaagaaaaacaaaactatacCTAAAAGCACCGTTAGTGGTGTAGTATCTCCACAAActatttagttaatttaatattcacattgtttttctgtgtaattaaaattaaagagaaaaaaacaaccGTATATTATCTGCCATGCCATCGGAAGGATTAAGGGCATTTTTATCATCCACtccattttttcctttaaaaatggaataaaaatgaatatgaaataaaaaatatttcaacccAACTTtatatctcactccataatgaagTTTATtctataaatggagtaatctattttttttgttcatcactctattatGAAGTGGAAAATGAAATAAGGTTGAAACAATTTTACttcattttcacttttactctattttggaagaaaaaatagagttttacatTAGAAATCATCTAAGTCTATTTTCACTGCATTTTCTAAAAAAGGTACGATTTTTTACTATAcactttttctttctattttttctaacttttaaataatttaattattagagAATTGTGGAAAGATACCACCGCTGTTCATGTTCTTAAAACCCTTGATGTTTTTCAGTTAGTTGTTTTTTTGGTAGAGAGCAAGAATGATCTAAGTTGTAAGGTTTAACCTTATCTTGTTATCACTCTATTTTACCGCTTTCGCTGTGTTGTTGTTCAGCCCGATTCTTGCTTGTTGTTTGTAGTTGATTCTTGTGttgtgttgtttttattttatttccgcTACTAGTAGTCTCTTGTAATAGCtgtcaaaaattgaaaattggtataatatttaatattttaccaaaaaaaaaaaaagaatgatctAAGTTGGTGATCATTTCGACCATTGAGCACAGTCTTTTTCAATCACTTGAAAAGTTAAAGTTGATTAAATAGCTAACTGCAACATTTTCTACTTCATTAATCATTAAATACAGTATTTGACTAGTGACACAAATATCTCAACACATATGGTTTAGATGCCTCGTGACTAgtttttggttatatatatttaaatcaacTTTGATCagtgtaaaaattattttgaaataaaaaaattatgggaAATTATTACGTTCACGATTAATTATACACTACAAATTTAGTTTGTGAGTTGGaccatttaaataataaaatcattatacGAGAATATCTCGTAATCAATAATggattaaaaatgtttatgaagACACTTTATCAACTTCGATTTTTCTTCCTCGTTTAAATAATTGAATATAACCTCCCCCACTTAGTTTTCCACATAAAAAGACAATAGTTTTGCCTGCCCACACCcgaatggaaaaaaaaagagaatcttATACTTTCCGAAGTATTATCACCATAAAAATCTacatagaaaaataaaacaacataaCAACGACATCATTCTTTCATTATTATATCAAAAAACCTAACCCACTTTCATTATTGTTCCCACTGCAAACCAATTTGCTTCCTTGAATGGCAAGTCTTTTCTCTTCACCTCTCACCTCacgttctctctctcttctcatcaacctcttcttcatcttcctcatctATCTCCATTTCTCTTCACCAAATCCTCCTCACTCTGGATCCATCAAACACCTGAACTCTCTCGCCGGCGGTGACAGCTGCAGCGAAGGACTCGCCGCCCTTGACGACCACCGTTCAAAGTGTTCTTACATTAGCTCTCAAGAAAAATGTGGCCAACAGGGTTACATAGACTATCTCAAGATATTCTTCTGCGTGTTCGGAGAATCCCCTGTTTTGGGCCATCTAGTTTTATCCATCTGGTTATTTGTTCTGTTCTACTTGCTCGGAGACACGGCCGCGAGTTACTTCTGTCCTTCTTTGGACAGCTTGTCTAAGGTCTTGAAGCTGTCTCCCACCATGGCTGGAGTTACGCTTCTCTCTCTCGGAAACGGTGCGCCGGATTTGTTCTCGAGCGTTGTCTCTTTCACGAGGTCGAATAATGGTGACTTTGGGCTCAACTCTATTTTAGGCGGTGCGTTCTTCGTCTCTAGCTTCGTTGTCGGGACGATTTGTTTGTTGATTGGGTCTAGAGATGTCTCTATCGACAAGTACAGCTTTATCCGCGATGTAGTGTTTCTTCTGGTCGCTCTTTGTTGTCTCGGTCTGATCGTTTTCGTCGGCAGAGTAACCATTTGGGTCGCGCTTTGTTACATCTCCATCTATCTCCTCTATGTAGGGTTCTTATCCGCTTCGCATTTCTTGGATCGCAAGAAACCTTTATCTGATCAGATTCTTCGTACCAAAGAGGATTTAGCCGAGATGGGCGTCCCATTCCTTGGCTATATCGATGAGGAGAAGCCCTTACCGCCTCTAAAAGTTGTTCAAGAATCAAGAACTCAAGAACAAGAATTCAAGATTGTGATTCTTGATTTGCCACCAAAGCAGCCGTCTTGCTTCTCGGTGCTAGTGAGCATCGTAGGACTACCTCTATATCTCCCCCGTCGGCTCACCATCCCCGTTGTCAGTGAAGAAAAATGGTCAAGGCCTTGCGCGGTTGTTTCCACAGCCATCGCACCTGTTCTACTAACCGAACTTTATTGTTCTCATTACAGCGGATCCAAAAGAAGCCCAACACTGTACATAATCTCTGGTATAATC
Above is a window of Brassica napus cultivar Da-Ae chromosome A10, Da-Ae, whole genome shotgun sequence DNA encoding:
- the LOC106387753 gene encoding microfibrillar-associated protein 1A-like codes for the protein MSVTAGVSEAALATRAKLRGGIGQTKVKRYWPGKAPEWADEAEDDEDVRMHKADVSDRKHDDLGVARKDDPRLRRLAQTRAENREEVRADHRRVRQAEIISTEEEELRNQDEEEDEDALEERRRRIREKNLKRAQEEADLLPVEEEDEVEEEDEEEEESEYETDSEDDMPGITMIKPVFVPKAERDTVAERERLEAEEIALEELAKRKLEMRKIETKQIVVEEVRKDEEIRKNMLLQEANIGDVETDDEINEAEEYEVWKTREIARIKRERDAKEAMLREREEIEKLRNMTEQERREWERKNSKASSVQPKKKWNFMQKYYHKGAFFQADPDDEAGSVGTDGIFQRDFSAPTGEDRLDKSILPKVMQVKHFGRSGRTKWTHLVNEDTTDWSNPWTSNDPLREKYNKKMAGMNGPIEKPKGSKKMKDWET
- the LOC106385303 gene encoding 50S ribosomal protein 6, chloroplastic, with translation MSVSAIFGTGIATVAASSALRQFQVPKLGNGGGLGMVIECSSRPQKKSTAHHRKTRPKKTQPWDIKRKPTVYAPLPPLPPDWTPLAISSDDGGVTAVTSPAGDVASGAAA
- the LOC106426098 gene encoding cation/calcium exchanger 1; the encoded protein is MASLFSSPLTSRSLSLLINLFFIFLIYLHFSSPNPPHSGSIKHLNSLAGGDSCSEGLAALDDHRSKCSYISSQEKCGQQGYIDYLKIFFCVFGESPVLGHLVLSIWLFVLFYLLGDTAASYFCPSLDSLSKVLKLSPTMAGVTLLSLGNGAPDLFSSVVSFTRSNNGDFGLNSILGGAFFVSSFVVGTICLLIGSRDVSIDKYSFIRDVVFLLVALCCLGLIVFVGRVTIWVALCYISIYLLYVGFLSASHFLDRKKPLSDQILRTKEDLAEMGVPFLGYIDEEKPLPPLKVVQESRTQEQEFKIVILDLPPKQPSCFSVLVSIVGLPLYLPRRLTIPVVSEEKWSRPCAVVSTAIAPVLLTELYCSHYSGSKRSPTLYIISGIIGLFFCIIAYLTTEKSRPPKKFSLVWLLGGFTMSVTWTYIIAQELVSLLISLGNIFGISPSVLGLTVLAWGNSLGDLIANVTVAVHGGKDGAQIALSGCYAGPLFNTVIGLGVPLVITSLAEYPGVYIIPSDNSLLETLGFLMVGLLWALVIMPKKKMRLDRLVGGGLLAIYLCFLFLRLARVFGVLDIDR